DNA from Strigops habroptila isolate Jane chromosome 2, bStrHab1.2.pri, whole genome shotgun sequence:
TCACTGCATTTCTTGGCCTGTGCTAAAGGTATTACGTGAAGACTTCTCCATGATTTTGAAGAAACTCCAAACTATTTCCTTCTCAACCCCAGAAAGTCAGTATCAGGAGTGCCTTACATTTTTCATCACTtggaacaacagaaaaaatatttttaagcaccAAAAGAAACCTAGCAACATTTACTTTTTACCATGCTAAAAAGCAATGTAATATTGCCCATTACAAAGTCTTCttgatttttgttctgttgctttcaaTATTTAACTTTAGTGAAATTTACACAGTTTATACATTTGTTGCCCAGAGAGCCATTGGAATCTCcatctctggagatactcaaacTGGACATGGCCCTGGGTGACCAGCTGTATCACTGGACCTGTCTCTTGCTAGGGTTTGATCTAGAGCACTTGTCAATACTAACTGTAACATTTCCTGAAGGgttttggaggagaaaatgagCTGCTTGTATTTGAAGCTTGAGAGGCAAGGATCGGCGGAGGTTTGTTAAGAGAGGATTAATATGTTGAAAGCACTGCTCTAGGAAAGTGACCTCTGCAAGCAGCATTCTGGAAGCATACCAGCTGCAGAAGGCTGTGTTTGTTGAGCTTGGATAGAATTATGCTACAATGATGAGAAGAGACTAAGCAAGGCCTATCACCATACAGGTGGTCAAGAAAGGCAAGTATCATAATCTAAAGGTCATAGATCGAGTCTGAATGCAAGGAGACAAACAAGTCTGAGTTGGAGAATAATCTCTGACAAATAGCTAGGATGGTGACCAGTGCCCAAGTCAGGAAGTAACTGGGAAAGTCAAGTGAGGAGTGGAGACCAGCACTGTCAATCTAAGGCAGTTTTATCTCATTACTAAATGTGCTCCCTTTCAACAAAGTGGACTGAAAATCTTCTGCTCCTGTCCAGAATTCTTTCCTTCACTCACACAGTCcttaataaatatatacatgtgtatatatatatttccttcttttcaagATGACAGGGTGGAATAAAGCACAAATTTTAACTTGTCTTTGTCGTCATGTCTTGGCAGAAAACTAAAAGCAGTTCTGCTACTGCTGCTCTATTAACCTGGTCATATATGGCACCCATTGCTGGTATGGCAGTAAAATTATTAACATTTAAGATTTGAGAGGTCTGGCTAAGTTTATTCTATCTAAAAGAACATTCCTTTCATACAAAAGCTAACAGTGATTATCTCCAACTCTCTACGTCATTAACTATGATCTCTGTTAATAAAGCTTCTGTCTGACCTGTCCTAAATTGTACTTGTGTTATTACACATTTGGAGTCCCCAGATCTCCGACACTGGCATTAGCTGATACGCAGTTCAGAAAGTGCTCGCATTCAGAGTGTAACTgcaaactttttctttccagtggaTTTGTCCCAGGAAAAACGCAACTTTCATTTGAATACATGGATTAAAATGGAGCATCACTTTCATACATGTGATCATTCTGTGAAAGACACGTTGGATCCATGAAGAATTTCTGAGATGCTTTCCTCTTTGACACGAAAGGGGAAGTCAAACTCTTCCGTTCAATGGATTCTGCCACCAGCCAGGCCCACAGTTAAAACCCGTTCACCGAACATCACATGTAATACAAAGCAGTCATCAGACAATAGAGCTAATGCTTCTGCATGAGGAGTGCATCTTGTTGGACAACCCCTGCACCCAACGTCCGCACACAGCTAACATTTCCCATGTCACgcactgaaatacatttcacttgcatttttaaaatgacatttgtgAGTTTACAAACAGTTTCAGGGGTGCCATGCTCAGGCCATAAATGTGTgtagctttcatttctttcttttgcagcttGATTATCAGAGGGGTTTGTTCAGACACCACGGCAGCATCGCCTGCAACAGCTGCCAGTTCCTACATTCCTAATGGTAACATTATCTTTAAGCATTGTTACCACAGTTTCCACCAAGGTACAAGTATGAACATTTAAATCACCATCTATATGTCACAGCAATATAGTCACTTGCCCTTCTGTCAGAGAAGTTGATTGTGTCATCTATTATAACTGAACACACTCTTCAGATGTGTTCTCATAAATATTCCCCATGCTCTTAAGAGCCATGATGCCCATTAGCTCATTTAAAATAACTAGAATTATCAACATGCCTCAAATCATTTTCATCTGTGGGATGTTGCTCTGGCAGCAAACAGAGCAACCCAATACAGCTGCAAGCCATCCTCTCCACTTCAGCACAGTCAGGATAATGGTCTGTAGTACAAACTTTTCCCAGGATAACACACACCTTTAAGTACTTTTATTATGCTTGTCTTCTTTCGTGTTCTAAGAACCCTGAGAAGTGAGCGCACTGCTCGTGTCCTCTGTGGTCTTTTGAAGAACTTCAAGTACTTTGTGGTGGCCTAAAGGAGCTCAGTGTCTCTCACATTCATCGCATGCTTTGTTCCCAATTAGTAAATGAAGACTGTCAGGAAAGCACTTTTTGTAGATGTAATAGCCAAAAGGCGCACACAGAAGTAGAAACAAAGTACACTGTCCTCAGTTCCAGAATAATCCAGCCATGACAAATCATCcaaaaacagaagagaaaaaggctATTTAAAGTACATATGcagaagaagtaaaagaaaatcagtatgTTGTGTTaaaggaagcagggaagagtCACAGTAGCTACCAAAAAAACCATGAGACATACATGCAGGGAAACAGATGACTGTGAAGACGCTGAATACTGAGCTGTTTATcagacaggaaagaaaggagCCCACTAGCAGAGGACAActcctcagagcagccttggctGCTGAGAGCATTTGGCACCCAAGGGAAAAGGGTCCGTTTTCAAACATCTAAGACCATCAGAGTATCATGTTCTTTTACCTGAAGAGAACAAACTGTGAGTTATAAGAAATTTTTCCTTgctataatatatataaaaaaatcaattgctACTACTTTTGGGTAAGGTTTTTATTCTGGCTTGTGCCCATGTAGAACTTATATTTGATAAGAGCATCTTCCAAAAAGGTagtaaaaggaaatggaaacattACTTGGATGTGTTGTTCTAGTGTCTAATTATCTTGCTACTAAATGTTTGAGCTAAATTTTGAATTCAAACTTCTCTAACCTCAGCTTCCAGACACACTTTTCTGTTAGATTTGAGAACCATGCGAAACTCTGGTGAAAGTATGCTGTAATCCAGTCATCTCTTGATCTTCTTTTAAACTCACTGAAGAGAGTAACTTCTATAAATCCTTCATTATGAGACATTTTCTCAGGTCTTCAGTGTAATCTCTGTGACTTTTTCCCACATTATCTCTCatttttcagtagcattttaaaacatgctgaCCTGAACTGTACCCAGCTTTCAAACACTGATCTCATTAGTTCCCTATCCAGAAGCAATATTACCTCCCTGTGTCTGTTAATGATTCTCCTTATATCACAGCAGCCCTCTTTGTCACAGCTCTGCACAGGGAACTTGTATACAACCAACTACCTCCTGTGCAATGCTTTCCAGTACTTGAATCCCCATGACATAGGTACAACTACATCGCATCTTCTTAGAAATACAGTTATGCATTCAGCTAAATATGTCAAAAAGCAAGTTGTCTGACCAAGCTGTGTGCCCCAAAGCCTCCCTTTTTAGTGCCCTGCCTTCCTCTTCATGTACCATTACATCCATCTTTGCAAAATGTCCATTCTTTGCCCGTGGGTAAAGTGGTCCCGTGGGTTATTGAATAACTGTGAGGCTGGCACAGGCTCTGCTGGAAGCTGGTGTTGTAAGAGGTTGTAGCAAAACAGGTATTAACCCCCTGCACAAGTATTTTAACGAAAATTGGCACTTGTGTTATAATGACATGTGATAAGACAAGTGCCTTTCAAAAATCTGTTGCATCTGTGGAGGAACGAAATATATCTTCCCATTGTAATAACATCATGCCTGTGTGACAAGACTTATTTTCTATTATACTGATATAGATTGGCAAGTGTTCTTtcattctccattttctttctttccttccaaaatgGGCAAAGGACTGATTTGAGATAAGGGAataaacccaaagcattctCTGTATAACCCTGCCTTTAGTTATACTCAGAACTATTTTCAGCTTGCCGAACAATTCAGAAGATACGAGTGAAGACTTCAACACTTGGTTCActaacaggagagaaaaaagaaagtgaaaaaaaaaggtgaaatgtgCTGCGCAGTGCTCAGGGTGTTCCATTTCGAAGATTCTGAAAGGTCAGTAATAACTGCATGATTTTGTGCACGGGCAGAGTTTGGCTCATTACATGGTCTGGGTGTCTAAATGACACTCATGTAACACTGAAGATTAAATCAAAGTGAAGCTAGCTGCCTGTCAGAATAACAAGAAATGGCAAagaggaaggaattaaaaagaagtgaCAAGCACAGTTACAGAACCTCAAGTCACTTCTCACTTTGCAGGACAGTATCCTTGAGGTAATTAAAGGCAGGCCCAAGCTAGGCAGAGAGCATTCACAGAGAAGATGGATGcacatttgaaagcaaaacttgcCCATATTTATATTGCTAGCTAAAATGTTTAATGCTCAGCGACAGAGGAATTGCACAGAAAAGTTCAGGAACAAGGTAACTGAGCTGTAAGTACTTTAATACTGCCTCAATGTGACAGGATAAAAAAACCATAGCTCTTTATGCATGTGCATATAGAATTCTACCTATATGTTACCTTGCTGCTTTACTGgatgtttgtttttcaacaaATTTTATGCTTAATAAGTAAAAGTTCATTGTTCAAAgcttttaatgcttttctgaaatttaaaattccTATTTAATACCACCGGGGATACttaaagaagattttaaatctcctgaaagaaaattctAACTAAAGCAATTTCTAAAATGCACACAGGCTGCTGTCATATATGTGGGTTCTTCACTCTTTATACAGCTCACCATTACAATCTGCAAGAGTTGTTACTAGAATATgaactttattaatatttttatctaagTTACTGTGAGACTGAATACAGGgaaaaatccaaaggaaaaataactccAGGTAAGAGTGTACTGAGGACTGTCACTTGACTAGGTGCTCCTTGAGGGTGGTTTTGGTTATTATATGGATTAAAGCCTAGGAGCCTATAAAAAGGGATTAAGAATGGTGGGTCCTAGGAAGCAGTAAGAAAGGCCTGATGGATTTGCTGAAGGATGGCCTGCTAGCTGGTAAGGCTCCTGGTGAAAACATATCAATGTTACTTACGgataatattttcatctttgaaCTGTGCTGTTTGGTTTCTATGGACAGCTCTATACCTACTCACTGCATCCCAAAGCCTGATGCTCATACTGTTCAGACCAGGAAGTCACTGGACCAGGTGATGTTTTCCATCTCCCGGCTGTATGAGCAGGCTTCCCACCCATGGTACACAGGGTCCTGGGAGCAAAGTGGCCACTCAGGAGGGAGGACATGGCTGGGGCATGGCCCTGAAGGAGCAGTTCCCGTATACTGCCAGTCGCAGCTACCCGAAGGGAAGAAGTGCATGGTCCTGAACTCATCCAGACCTCCTGGACATGGCAGGCCACAGACTGCCTGAAGAGTAACCTCCAAAGTATGCCCTCAGATAGATAACAGCACTAGACCTCACAGCTGATGCCTCAGGATATTGCAGTATTATGCAAAGTTGTATTGCGTTACCTGAGACAGGCTGGTGTGCCTCTGTGCATCACCATGGCAGTCGCAGCATCAGGCAGGGATCCTAGCTCCAGCCCAAAAGCCAGCACAGCCCGACCTCTGCTTCCTGTTCCAGCACTGAGCTGTTCTGTGCTAGCTGGGTCAGCAAACACCATCTGTAATCAGCATGCTCATGAGGGAGAGACAGGAATCAGTAGTAAGGCAGTGGTGCAAGAGCTCTTTAATGATGACCTTTCACCGTTTTTTGCATCTGTTAATCTTTGCAATGCCTAAAAAGAGATTTTCCTCAAAATTACAACTGTTCTGTAGTGCTACACAGTGAAGTCCATGCCAGTGCCATCTGCCCTAATGATGACAGTCCACCATCTCACTAAAAAGTGACAAAGTGGCAATACAGTATACAAGCATTAGCTTGTTTATAACGTGTTGTAATTGGAATGGAAATCATCTGCAAATTAACTAAGTGAATAAACACAGCTCTCCAAagttataaattaaaatatttaattgaaatGCTGGTCTTCTCCATTGGTGAAACAAATGTTACAacaggatgaagaaaagcttttgcatttttaatgccACCGTTCTGAATGTAAGAGGGCCAGTGCTGAAACACACCAAATATACTCAGTATAGATCACAAGAAAGCTTTTGTTACACTGTCACACATAAGAAATCAGTGGATAAAGGAGGAAGACGGCAATCAGCAGCAAGGAGATACCCATGTTTAATCCATGTTATAAAGCAGGTGGGTCACCAGAAATATGAATGAATCGTCTGGAATCACCCAGCAAGGTTTCACAAGGTGTAGCACAAGGGCTGAGGTAGACCTGAATGGAGGATGGCAGCCTGCACACATGCTGACCCCGTTACTCagcaagggagaaggaaatTTTCCCTCCAGATTCCAGTCACCCCCCAGGGCCAGATTCTCCAAAGTGCTTTAGGTGTACGGTGGTGTAAATGAGGACAAagcatgttttcttaaaatggCCCAGGCGCTTCTAAAGATCAACTCATTCCACTATTTTGGCATGTCCTGGAGGACACGCTTCTCTCCACTGACAGTATAGTGGACCCTGGGAGACTATCTTGTGCACACAAACATCTACATCTGGAGTCTGAAGCTGTTGGTGTCCCTCTGACCCAGAGATTTCTTTGCAAGTTCAGTCTCTAACTCACTTAAGTCCCACTGGGCTGCCTGCACTATCCAGTAGATATCAGCTCTGCAAATCTGGCCGTGTGTCCCTAATGTCACCTTCTGGAGACAGCAGGCATCCCCATGCCCAGGCTTCCCCAGCAGGCTCTCTGCCCGCTGTCAGGTGCTGACCTGATACTGCGAATCGCACCTTTAAATCTTTTATACTTGTATTATCATTTTCATAtgaatcacagcatcacaggATGGTTGAGGCTTTCAGGTGCCTCTGGAGATGGTCTGGTCCATCCTAGTTCTGAAAGCAGGGTCAGTTAGAGTAGGTCACTCAGGAACATGCCATCAGGTTTTGAGTGTGTCCAGGGAtgactaaacacccccagttccctcagctgctcctcatcagacttgttctccagacccttcactagcttcattgcccttctctggacctgctccagcatctcaatgtctgtcttgtagtgacgggcccagaactgaacacaggatttgaggtgcagcctcaccagtgcccagtacagggggatgatcactgccctggccctgctggacACAccattgctgatacaggccaggatgctgttggcttcttggctgcctgggcacaagctgctggTGTTCAcctccatcaatcagcacccccaggtccttttccaactagcagctttccagccgctcttcctcaagcctgtagtgttgtgtggggttggttttctttcatctgtctACTAAGATTGCAAAGACTACAATAGTCCTACAGTGTCCAGTGCCACTTGATTTCATCTCCAGGTACTCAGAACACCAGTGATTTATGAGCAAAGAAGGCTTATGGGGGACCTTATCTCTtgagaggaggatggagtgaggaggCGACTGGTCTcctctcccaagtaacaagtgataggacaagaggtaacagcttCACGCTGCAGCAGGGGAAGTTTAGCCTAGATATTAGTCAAAATCCATTCACTGAAAGAGTGCTCCGGTATGGAACAGGCAGCGGTGggatcaccatccctggaagcacTCAAAACCCATGTAGACAAATCCCTCAGCGACACGTTTCAGCGGTGGGCTCGGCTTGAtgctcttaaaggtcttttccaacctaaatgcTTCTATGATTTTAACCTTTATGGGCAACCTATAGGTCCATTCATAAGGGCAGTCGCGGGGGTACCTCAGGGGtaaggcgggggggggagagaggggcGGGGAAGAGCGGGGGGGACGTTTGCCCCCCCCGCTCTTCCCCgcccctctctccccccctccgcccctcctcacccccccccTCCCACTCCCCAACCCCGCGCGCGCGCGCGCACGGCGGGACGCACCTGCGCAGGCGCGCGCGCGCaggggcagcggggggggggggggggcgcgcGCACCTGCGCTGCGCCCTCGGCCTCGCGCCGCGCCGTGAGGGCGGCCGGTCCCGCTGCCGCCTTGAAGGGACCGCGGCGACCCTCTGTTGTtgttcctcttcttcctcctcctcctcctccttcattccttcctccGACACGCCGGGGGAAAGCCCAGGTGACCGCCGCCGGgtgggatgtgtgtgtgtggtggggtatgtggtggtggtggtggtggggggtgtgtgtgtgtggtttccGCGTAGTTTGTAAgttcttccccccccacctcccctcctCGCCATCAGCCCGGGCGGGGTTTCCTCACAGGGGGTCCGTGAAGGATATATCCCACCCCCCCCATTCCTGACCGCTCCCTCTGTGACTGAACTAACCACACTTCGAATGGTGGCTGCTGAATACCGGGGTTTACAGCGCCCCGCAGCCGGTCCCCACCCCAAATTGCAGCACTTGGGCGGGGGTTTGCTGTTCTATGGGCTCCTTCCCATGCCTGTGCCTCCTTCGCTATGCAGGTGAAGGGAATTGCCGTTAGGAGCACTCAGCCTCCCTGTGCGGGTCCCTCAGCAGATGATCTCGGGCAGTTTAAAATACCcctctctgttttgtttgtttgtttgttttctattgtcACGTTTATGTAACAAGTGCCTGCCTGCACATTTAGGCTGGTGTTGCCGTCTAGGGCGTTgcatgctctgggggtgctgtgtccagtgctgtgtctgaacattaaaaaacatgTCTTTCTGTTGGAGAAGACAGGGgttaaaatgaatgaagatCTGAAGGTTAATTTGAGCTGGCTGCCTCAGGATCATGTAGAAGCCAGCTCTACCGAGAATGCCTCAGCCACAGGCTCCTCCCTGGTTCCTGTCGTAGACCCAGAGCCAGAGCTTTTGGTAAACCCCTGGGACATTGTCTTGTGTACTTCAGGGACCCTTATCTCCTGCGAAAATGCCGTTGTGGTTCTTATCATTTTCCATAATCCCAGTCTTCGTGCCCCCATGTTCCTCCTGATAGGCAGCCTGGCGCTGGCAGATCTCTTAGCAGGCATTGGATTGATCATCAATTTTGTTTTTGCATACCTTCTGCAATCAGAAGCTACGAAACTGGTTACGATTGGACTGATTGTTGCCTCTTTCTCAGCATCTGTCGGCAGCTTGCTGGCTATTACTGTTGACCGTTACCTCTCCCTGTATTACGCTTTGACTTACAATTCGGAGAGGACTGTCACTTTTACCTATGTCATGCTTATATTGCTCTGGGGAGCATCTATCTGTGTTGGACTGCTGCCTGTAATGGGCTGGAACTGCCTCAGAGATGAATCCACCTGCAGTGTTATCAGACCACTCACTAAAAATAATGCAGCTGTTCTTTCGGTCTCTTTCTTGCTTATGTTTGCCCTCATGCTGCAGCTCTACATTCAGATCTGTAAAATCGTGATGCGCCATGCCCATCAGATTGCCTTGCAACACCATTTCCTGGCCACTTCCCACTATGTGACCACCCGAAAAGGAGTGTCTACTTTGGCCATTATTTTGGGGACTTTTGCTGCTTGCTGGATGCCTTTTACGCTCTATTCTCTAATAGCAGATTACACCTACCCTTCTATATACACCTATGCCACCCTCCTGCCAGCTACCTACAATTCCATCATCAATCCTGTAATATATGCTTTTAGAAACCAGGAGATACAGAAAGCACTTTGGCTCATCTGTTGTGGCTGTATTCCTTCTAACCTGTCTCAGAGAGCAAGATCACCCAGTGATGTCTGATTGGCAGCTAGGAGGACGCTCCTTAACGTGTTACTTTCCAGGCGTTCTCGCGATGCTGTCTTTGGTTTAGATGTATTCGTTAAGTGGTGTGTGATGGGTTCATATAAAAACCACAGGATGCACTGACCTTTTTATAAATAGAAAACCCCAGTGACCAAAATGAATCGAATGGTTTAAGGGAGATTTCCAAAATCAAAATCATCAGTGTTCTCACAGATACGTAATGTTGCTCAGGGTCTTTTTGTTATATTACCCAGACTTTGTCATGTTTGCCACGATTTTACGTTGTTTGTTAATTAAAGGTAGATTGAAACAGCATACCTCCTTTGAAATTGTTTGTGTGATTGAGTTTAGTCATACTACATGTTACAGCCTATTGtcagggtatttttttcccctctttaattgttttttaaaacaggaggaaaaaaaccaacaaaccccaagTCCTATTACCGCATTTGTATATCATCAGAATACTCTTCAAAATAATGGCCAATTGTACTGATTCATACGGTATTTATTGTCATAATGTCAGTGCAGCAAATTCGCTCTAGGTGAGGAAGTAACTgtatagctttttcttttacatctttGCATGAATTAGCTTGGTAATCATTTTAAAGGGTTACCTATTCTCTCCTGAGCTCTGCTGGATGTTAAAACAGAAGCTAtgctttgccttccctttcaAAAGTCAGTCATATGTTGCCGCTTCGGTAGGGGACATTAGAGGTCATTAtactattaattttaaaaggaattcaGGGGGGATCTTCAAAATTTATGAAACAATATGGCCTTTCCTCAGACAAGTTTGTCTTTTTAgaagcataaaagaaaatatctaaTAAAACAACCCATGAATTCTTGCAGTGCGTATTTAGCATCTACCCTAAATGGTTCCCGTTAAGTTTGTTATCAAGTCAAAACTATTGCTACTTGTTTCCATTGTTGTtctatgtaatttaaaatactggcaTTTATAAATTCTCAGAGCGTATCTGGTTCGTAATCGTATGCAACAAGAACTGCAACACGAaactattttctccttttctgcagtttcatCCATTACAGATTGTAATTCTTCGTGCTGTATGTATGTCAGTTCACTTCATTGTAGGACGATAGTTCTGGTCTAAAAAGCAGAGCTTCCTCTCATGAATGTTTAAATTTCAAACCACTTCTAACCTTTTTACTGAAGCCACATTAGAATGCGctagaaataatatttcattttctgatttgaaGACATGATTGTCAGAGGGAAAATCTTCCTGACAGATGTTTTTGTGAAACTCAAAGTGTACCCTAATGTCAGTCTGTGCATGGGAGTTCATGGTACCATTTCCACTAGTGCTGATGGGAGCTCAGTGTGTTAATGccctgccatcagcaggagGTTATAGTCTTTCCAATGTCAAACTCAGCATACTGTATTGTTGCTTCAGTATCTTCCATTCcagtttaaataaaaccaacaaactcAAGTGtaaaaatagcaatatttaCAGTTCAGTGAAAAATATACCTGTATAGTATAGATAGTAGAGACAACTGTGTTGCTGGTCTGGATTTTTCCAAATGGAATCTGTCCTTTTCACATGGACATTTGGATGACTGTCGCTTTTTGTGGCAAAGTTTCTGTGACGTGAAGAACCATATGCTATACACAAAGCTGAATCTCAAATGTGAATGAGTTGTCTGTAAACAAGGCTCTGTAGAGGTTTTTATGAGCAATAATTAATTTTAGTTGCAATGCTGGGCTCAAATTCCATTATTTACTTGGTTCAACCTTCATGATATTTGGTTCATACTTTGTAATCCGATTAGTTTAATAATTGCATGGCATGGTCCAGTAGAGCTGTGAACTTGCAGCTCCCATGGCTTCACTGCAATTTACAGATGCTCAGCACAGTTAGACTGTGACCCCTGCTCAGTGTAGGATATTGATGTTCTTTATCTACTTCTGACTGCTAATGAAACTCTGGTAATTGCATTTTGGTACAAATTTTTGTATAAGAAACAGCCACTTCATAAATATCCATGCTATGTATGCAAGCAGTTTTGCAAGTATGCAAAGTGTTGGAAATACGCCGCAGTAAAAAAAGTCGTGAGCTGAATAATAtagagaagctgaaaaacatAGAGTGgtacttttaaaagcaaaaaataagttAGTTAATGCACAGTTGAGCCCCCCTCATCCTTTTCCTCCCAGTTGTTCTTCTGTATCAAATCGCTGAGAAGTGCAATGAAGATGAGCAGCTACAACTGTGACCAAAATTCAGTCCGGAGGGCAACTGTTGTTTTGCTTGCGCAGACCTGCTCTCATCCTCTTGTATAAACTCACAGGCaccagtggttttttttccacaatataTGGGCGGTaggaaagccaggaaaaaaaacccagcacagaGGGAGATAATGTCATTCACTTTTCTCATGCTGGTTCACCTAGTGTCCTTGTCATCTTCCTCACTCCACAGGCTGCTCAAATCCATAGAGGCTTTCCAGAGCGCTGAGGGAGCCGACCTTTTCCttgtgccagagcagagatatTTGTAATTGGAAGCTCCTCCCCTGAGGAGCAGCATAAGTCAAATGGAGGAAAGAAGGATTAATTATAGAAGTCCCACAAAGCCAGCTCATAGGGATGTGATTTGCCCTCATTTAAGGAGTAGCACATGGTTACCTTTCACCATATGATTATGCCGCCCATATGCCTCCCAAGCTACTGCTGTGACCACCAGCAAGGATGTCGTCTCTTCCAGAAATACGTTCTTAAATTGAGACCGTGCAGCACAGGCCAGAAAAGCCTTCTGGAAGTCAATGACATAGGTTTGCCTGTGTCAGACCAAACTTTAACCTGGCTTGCAGTGCTGCATAGATGTTGCATAACACACCTGTGAATGAGCTCTGGGGAGTACAAAGCTGCCTACCTCACTTGCACAAAATAAATGCCTGACagacagctgcttttcagacCCTGCAGAATTAAGCAATTATCTGCTATCACCTCAGAGCTACAGTGTAGGCGCCAGTTCTGTGTGGTGAGCTGCCAGCATCCATCCGAGATCCCTCCGAAACTGACAGGAATCCAGCTTGCAGGATTCTGTCACTCTCTTGtcccatcaaccaacacctGTGCGTAAGACCAGGGTATTAGAAACACCATTCTCTGTACAGTGAAGTATCTTTCGTATCAATGGCAAAAGACTTCTCTCAGTGTTATTTGAAgaactgaagttatttttgatTTATTAACGCACTTGACCCAAAGTTACTAACAGGTTGTATCTTGATGGGCAAAACTTACTGTATTCAGATATTCATTTTcaaagcggggggggggggggggatttttttgtctttttcttttttttttttccttaaccaTTTCTCCTAACAGTGAGATTTTAGCAATAAGGGGAAATACGTTTTTAGCACAAGAGCAATAAAATCCTCCATGTTGCATAAACTGCTGAGTAAACTCTGAGCAATAGAGGGGAAGCAATATGTTGTTTAGACAA
Protein-coding regions in this window:
- the GPR12 gene encoding G-protein coupled receptor 12; translated protein: MNEDLKVNLSWLPQDHVEASSTENASATGSSLVPVVDPEPELLVNPWDIVLCTSGTLISCENAVVVLIIFHNPSLRAPMFLLIGSLALADLLAGIGLIINFVFAYLLQSEATKLVTIGLIVASFSASVGSLLAITVDRYLSLYYALTYNSERTVTFTYVMLILLWGASICVGLLPVMGWNCLRDESTCSVIRPLTKNNAAVLSVSFLLMFALMLQLYIQICKIVMRHAHQIALQHHFLATSHYVTTRKGVSTLAIILGTFAACWMPFTLYSLIADYTYPSIYTYATLLPATYNSIINPVIYAFRNQEIQKALWLICCGCIPSNLSQRARSPSDV